A part of Acidimicrobiales bacterium genomic DNA contains:
- a CDS encoding phosphoenolpyruvate-utilizing protein, with product MTEGAGEPIWIVDDAPSHRFPLYTRGNVGEVFPTVVSPLTWSLFGEMAELGWRDAFTRFGVLVPADVAGERMLLLGVFGGYAYLNASYIRVLAVRTPGMTVADLDRQFFGESEAPPYVPRPGDRHLLASLRVGATLARTLLARTLPDLDADKQWVGSWMRHLPDPAGASDRDLLAILNGFRPMFRQLFGRHVLMTFQGQIGPGLLASLCTGRLGDPTLPTTLLAGIGDVESAAPSVALWDLGRLVAASPVLTGLFDRGLDGLGLRLAAATGGAAEQFRAGFAAFIAEHGCRGPNEWEGAAAVWATHPATALAAIDRLRGADPGHDPRRQQERLRLRRVAATDAARAALRAPQRLQLDLALRSAQLFSQGRERSKTTVIRALHAVRLAQRELARRGRDRGGPDDLTDLWLLTIGELPAYLADPASFAEVLDARRATRDRLRGLEPPFVVDGQVPPIERWARRATQATVVHAGTTLLGISGCPGIARGRARVVLDPADPRGLGPGEVLVAPITDPSWTPLFLAADAVVVDVGAQLSHAVIVSRELGIPCVVSVTDATRSIPDGALVEVDGDRGQVRVLSV from the coding sequence GTGACCGAGGGGGCGGGCGAGCCCATCTGGATCGTCGACGACGCCCCCAGCCATCGCTTCCCGCTGTACACGCGGGGGAACGTGGGCGAGGTCTTCCCCACGGTCGTGAGCCCGCTCACCTGGTCGCTGTTCGGGGAGATGGCCGAGCTGGGGTGGCGGGACGCGTTCACCCGATTCGGGGTGCTCGTGCCAGCCGACGTGGCCGGCGAGCGCATGCTGCTGCTCGGCGTGTTCGGCGGCTACGCGTACCTGAACGCGTCCTACATCCGGGTGCTCGCGGTGCGGACACCCGGCATGACCGTCGCCGACCTGGACCGGCAGTTCTTCGGCGAGTCGGAGGCGCCGCCCTACGTGCCCCGCCCCGGCGACCGCCACCTGCTGGCCTCGCTGCGCGTGGGCGCCACCCTCGCGCGCACCCTCCTGGCTCGCACCCTCCCCGATCTGGACGCCGACAAGCAGTGGGTGGGCTCGTGGATGCGGCACCTCCCCGACCCTGCCGGAGCCTCCGACCGCGACCTGCTGGCGATCCTCAACGGCTTCCGTCCGATGTTCCGGCAGCTGTTCGGGCGGCACGTCCTCATGACCTTCCAGGGCCAGATCGGGCCCGGTCTCCTCGCGTCGCTGTGCACGGGGAGGCTGGGGGATCCGACCCTGCCCACGACCCTCCTCGCCGGCATCGGTGACGTCGAGTCGGCGGCGCCGTCGGTGGCGCTCTGGGACCTCGGCCGCCTGGTGGCCGCCAGCCCCGTGCTCACGGGGCTGTTCGACCGCGGCCTGGACGGGCTGGGCCTGCGCCTGGCCGCCGCCACCGGCGGCGCCGCCGAGCAGTTCCGAGCCGGCTTCGCGGCCTTCATCGCCGAGCACGGGTGCCGAGGCCCCAACGAGTGGGAGGGGGCCGCAGCGGTGTGGGCCACCCACCCGGCGACGGCGCTCGCCGCCATCGACCGGCTCCGGGGCGCCGACCCCGGCCACGACCCGCGCCGCCAGCAGGAGCGCCTGCGGCTCCGGCGGGTGGCAGCCACCGACGCCGCCCGAGCCGCCCTCCGAGCGCCCCAGCGCCTGCAGCTCGACCTGGCCCTGCGGTCCGCCCAGCTGTTCTCGCAGGGCCGCGAGCGGAGCAAGACGACCGTGATCCGGGCCCTGCACGCCGTCCGCCTGGCTCAGCGCGAGCTCGCCCGTCGCGGTCGCGACCGGGGCGGACCCGACGATCTCACCGATCTGTGGCTGCTCACCATCGGCGAGCTGCCCGCGTACCTGGCCGACCCGGCGTCGTTCGCCGAAGTGCTCGACGCCCGCCGGGCCACACGCGACCGCCTGCGCGGGCTCGAACCGCCCTTCGTCGTCGACGGGCAGGTCCCCCCGATCGAGCGCTGGGCGCGCCGTGCCACCCAGGCGACGGTCGTCCACGCCGGCACCACCCTGCTCGGCATCAGCGGCTGCCCCGGCATCGCGCGCGGCCGGGCCCGCGTGGTGCTCGACCCCGCAGACCCCCGGGGCCTCGGCCCCGGCGAGGTGCTGGTGGCTCCCATCACCGACCCCTCGTGGACGCCGCTGTTCCTGGCCGCCGACGCGGTGGTCGTCGACGTCGGCGCCCAGCTCAGCCACGCCGTGATCGTGAGCCGGGAGCTCGGGATCCCGTGCGTGGTCAGCGTCACGGACGCTACCCGCTCGATCCCCGACGGGGCCCTGGTGGAGGTCGACGGCGATCGCGGGCAGGTGCGGGTGCTGTCGGTCTAG
- a CDS encoding amino acid ABC transporter ATP-binding protein, with protein sequence MAEPAIRIEGLHKYFGALEVLKGVDLEVRRGEVVCIVGRSGSGKSTLLRCVNRLEEPTAGRILVEGIDITDPDCDVDGVRRRIGMVFQLFNLFPHLTVRGNLTVAQRRVLKRSKAEADAVAEEMLARVGLAEKIDEHPIRLSGGQQQRVAIARALAMNPDMMLFDEATSALDPELVGGVLGVMRRLATDGMTMLVVTHEMGFAREVADRVVFMDGGVVVEEGPPEQVLGEPQDERTRSFLQRVLQPMAVSDIGPVPLLGEVPPLPAEEGRVTQL encoded by the coding sequence ATGGCCGAGCCCGCCATCCGCATCGAAGGCCTGCACAAGTACTTCGGCGCGCTCGAGGTGCTGAAGGGCGTCGACCTCGAGGTGCGTCGCGGCGAGGTCGTCTGCATCGTGGGCCGCTCCGGTTCGGGCAAGTCGACGCTGCTGCGGTGCGTGAACCGCCTCGAGGAGCCCACCGCGGGCCGGATCCTCGTCGAGGGGATCGACATCACCGACCCCGACTGCGACGTCGATGGCGTCCGCCGGCGCATCGGCATGGTGTTCCAGCTGTTCAACCTGTTCCCGCACCTCACGGTGCGAGGCAACCTCACGGTCGCCCAACGGCGCGTGCTCAAGCGCTCGAAGGCCGAGGCCGACGCCGTGGCCGAGGAGATGCTCGCCCGCGTGGGGCTGGCCGAGAAGATCGACGAGCACCCGATCCGCCTCTCGGGCGGCCAGCAGCAGCGGGTGGCCATCGCCCGGGCGCTGGCCATGAACCCCGACATGATGCTGTTCGACGAGGCCACCAGCGCGCTCGACCCCGAGCTGGTCGGCGGCGTGCTCGGCGTGATGCGCCGCCTCGCCACCGACGGCATGACCATGCTCGTCGTCACCCACGAGATGGGGTTCGCCCGCGAGGTGGCCGACCGCGTGGTGTTCATGGACGGCGGCGTGGTGGTGGAGGAGGGGCCGCCCGAGCAGGTGCTGGGCGAGCCGCAGGACGAGCGCACGCGGTCGTTCCTCCAGCGCGTGCTGCAGCCGATGGCCGTGAGCGACATCGGCCCGGTTCCCCTTCTGGGCGAGGTGCCCCCCCTGCCGGCCGAGGAGGGGCGGGTCACCCAGCTGTGA
- a CDS encoding alpha-ketoglutarate-dependent dioxygenase AlkB: MFVGWQPSLLEVGSPGVDRGFATIHRHELADGAWVDHQPAWLTGADTLFERLVHELPWRTRPVAMDGERLVEPRLTWWWRRDDADAPPLPGVVVEALRVLSARYERDFDSVGCNLYRGGADSVGWHAEREGRTGPEPVVAMVSLGEARPFLLRPAGGGASRAFRLGHGDLLVMGGSCQRTWQHRVPKVRAAGPRMSLTFRHGVEPPPGDAA, encoded by the coding sequence GTGTTCGTGGGATGGCAGCCCTCGCTGCTCGAGGTCGGCTCGCCCGGGGTCGACCGCGGGTTCGCCACGATCCACCGCCACGAGCTCGCCGACGGCGCCTGGGTCGACCACCAGCCCGCCTGGCTCACCGGCGCCGACACCCTGTTCGAGCGACTGGTCCACGAGCTGCCGTGGCGCACCCGTCCGGTGGCCATGGACGGCGAGCGGCTCGTCGAGCCCCGGCTCACGTGGTGGTGGCGCCGCGACGACGCCGATGCCCCGCCGCTCCCCGGCGTGGTGGTCGAGGCGCTCCGCGTCCTGTCGGCCCGCTACGAGCGCGACTTCGACTCGGTCGGGTGCAACCTCTACCGCGGCGGCGCCGACTCGGTCGGCTGGCATGCCGAACGCGAGGGCCGCACGGGCCCCGAGCCCGTCGTGGCCATGGTGTCGCTGGGCGAGGCCCGGCCGTTCCTCCTGCGCCCGGCGGGCGGTGGCGCCTCGCGCGCCTTCCGGCTCGGGCACGGCGACCTGCTGGTGATGGGAGGCTCGTGCCAGCGGACCTGGCAGCACCGGGTGCCCAAGGTGCGGGCCGCGGGTCCGCGAATGAGCCTGACCTTCCGGCACGGTGTGGAGCCCCCGCCGGGCGACGCCGCCTGA
- a CDS encoding sulfite exporter TauE/SafE family protein, with the protein MAASPLGFLIGVSLGALGGGGSILAVPALVYVAGLAPKEATSVSLVVVGLSALVGLVPHARRHTVVWGPGLLFGAAGVGGSLVGSALNAGVDPDVLLLLFSAVMVVAAVAMWRRTRVVHGPEAGDVPLEDVVDELDDELAVEATGLLTATTARRRLDARAVVEVLVAGSVVGLMTGFFGVGGGFVIVPALVLVLRFRMPEAVGTSLLVIAVNSAVALAARGGAGNLDWGVALPFAVSAMAGVAAGSWVGHRVDATRLSRAFVVLLVGVALYTALRSVNALV; encoded by the coding sequence CTGGCGGCCTCACCGCTGGGGTTCCTCATCGGAGTGTCCCTCGGAGCCCTGGGGGGCGGCGGCTCGATCCTCGCGGTGCCGGCCCTCGTGTACGTGGCCGGGCTGGCGCCCAAGGAGGCCACGTCCGTCTCCCTCGTGGTCGTGGGCCTGTCGGCGCTCGTGGGCCTCGTCCCGCACGCCCGCCGGCACACGGTGGTGTGGGGACCGGGCCTGCTGTTCGGTGCCGCCGGCGTGGGTGGGTCGCTGGTGGGGTCGGCGCTCAACGCGGGCGTCGACCCCGACGTGCTGCTGCTCTTGTTCTCGGCGGTGATGGTCGTCGCCGCGGTCGCCATGTGGCGGAGGACCCGGGTGGTGCACGGGCCGGAGGCCGGCGACGTGCCGCTCGAGGATGTCGTCGACGAGCTCGACGACGAGCTGGCCGTGGAGGCCACCGGCCTCCTCACCGCCACCACGGCCCGGAGACGCCTCGACGCCCGCGCCGTGGTCGAGGTGCTCGTGGCCGGCTCGGTCGTCGGGCTCATGACGGGGTTCTTCGGGGTGGGGGGCGGCTTCGTGATCGTGCCCGCCCTGGTGCTGGTGCTGCGCTTCCGGATGCCGGAGGCGGTCGGCACCTCGCTGCTCGTGATCGCCGTCAACTCGGCCGTGGCCCTGGCGGCGCGGGGTGGCGCCGGCAACCTCGACTGGGGCGTGGCCCTTCCCTTCGCGGTGTCGGCCATGGCCGGCGTGGCCGCGGGGAGCTGGGTCGGCCACCGGGTCGACGCCACCCGCCTGTCGCGCGCGTTCGTGGTGCTGCTGGTCGGCGTGGCCCTGTACACGGCCCTGCGGTCGGTGAACGCCCTGGTGTGA
- a CDS encoding M23 family metallopeptidase: protein MRRAAAVLALLIVLGAATPCAAAPGAGLPAGAEPHRAIRRDLPGARRQLADAEAALAATLARRDAATARIAELDVQREGLDEERRQAIDRLRDARATLASRAAAAYVRGPTTALELLVTADSPTELASRAELVRGALDGDRAAVDAYRAARQAVTADLADVVLARDAAEREAAGAAAELPAAERRVGGARLTLLVFEAGGEVAVTGFVFPVAPPYHPFVDDFGAPRMAGTEQAHTHEGTDIGAPGGTALVAAERGVVRPGGGPLGGIELWLDGESGTRYLYAHLSGYAVGIAAGTAVEAGEVVGFVGDTGNAAGQPHLHFEVHPGGGAPVNPYPLLSVADAVGRLPTPVTAG from the coding sequence ATGCGCCGGGCCGCCGCCGTCCTGGCCCTGCTGATCGTGCTCGGGGCCGCCACCCCCTGCGCCGCCGCGCCCGGTGCCGGGCTGCCCGCCGGGGCCGAGCCGCACCGGGCGATCCGGCGCGACCTCCCGGGCGCGCGCCGCCAGCTGGCCGACGCCGAGGCCGCCCTGGCCGCCACCCTCGCCCGACGCGACGCCGCGACCGCCCGCATCGCCGAGCTGGACGTGCAGCGGGAGGGGCTCGACGAGGAGCGCCGCCAGGCCATCGACCGGCTCCGCGACGCGCGGGCCACCCTCGCCAGCCGGGCGGCCGCCGCCTACGTGCGTGGCCCGACGACCGCCCTCGAGCTCCTCGTCACCGCCGACAGCCCCACCGAGCTGGCCAGCCGGGCCGAGCTGGTGCGGGGTGCCCTGGACGGCGACCGGGCCGCCGTCGACGCCTACCGCGCGGCCCGCCAGGCCGTCACCGCCGACCTGGCCGACGTGGTCCTGGCGCGCGACGCGGCCGAGCGCGAGGCCGCCGGGGCTGCGGCCGAGCTCCCCGCGGCCGAGCGCCGGGTCGGCGGGGCGCGGCTCACCCTCCTGGTCTTCGAGGCCGGCGGCGAGGTGGCCGTCACCGGCTTCGTGTTCCCGGTGGCACCGCCGTACCACCCGTTCGTCGACGACTTCGGCGCCCCCCGGATGGCGGGCACCGAGCAGGCGCACACCCACGAAGGCACCGACATCGGCGCTCCGGGCGGCACGGCGCTGGTGGCCGCGGAGCGGGGGGTGGTGCGCCCCGGCGGCGGCCCGCTCGGAGGCATCGAGCTCTGGCTCGACGGCGAGAGCGGCACCCGGTACCTGTACGCCCACCTGTCGGGCTACGCCGTGGGGATCGCGGCCGGCACCGCCGTCGAGGCCGGCGAGGTGGTGGGCTTCGTGGGCGACACCGGCAACGCCGCCGGGCAGCCCCACCTGCACTTCGAGGTGCACCCCGGCGGCGGCGCGCCGGTGAACCCCTATCCGCTGCTCTCGGTGGCCGACGCCGTCGGCCGGCTCCCCACGCCGGTCACAGCTGGGTGA
- a CDS encoding transporter substrate-binding domain-containing protein, whose translation MRRTRSWMALLLVLTLGVAATACGDDDDDSGSTDTTAASSDTTAAAGGETAATLDGVTLVSDGELTVCTDSPYPPFEFEGDDGEQTGFDMELLRVLIAPLDLELAPTVTPFDGIWLQPAAGTCDLVGSAMTITPERQAAALFSDPYFDADQSLLVRVDDQDTYATLDSLAGAVIAVQTGTTGEAYAQENAPEGAEVKSFDEAAAMFLALESGDVAAILQDFPVNAYRATQDDQFVVTETFTTGEQYGFGASLDNTALIDVINTRLAEVRDSGEYDEVFSEWFGEAPQ comes from the coding sequence GTGCGTCGAACCCGTTCCTGGATGGCCCTGCTGCTGGTGCTCACGCTCGGCGTCGCCGCTACCGCGTGCGGCGACGACGATGACGACAGCGGCTCCACCGACACCACCGCGGCGTCGTCGGACACCACCGCGGCGGCCGGCGGAGAGACGGCCGCCACGCTCGACGGGGTGACCCTCGTCAGCGACGGCGAGCTCACCGTGTGCACCGACTCTCCCTACCCACCCTTCGAGTTCGAGGGTGACGACGGCGAGCAGACGGGCTTCGACATGGAGCTGCTCCGGGTGCTGATCGCGCCGCTCGACCTCGAGCTGGCTCCCACCGTGACCCCGTTCGACGGGATCTGGCTGCAGCCTGCCGCGGGCACCTGCGACCTGGTCGGGTCGGCGATGACCATCACGCCCGAGCGCCAGGCCGCGGCCCTCTTCTCCGACCCGTACTTCGACGCCGACCAGTCGCTGCTGGTGCGGGTCGACGACCAGGACACCTACGCGACGCTCGACAGCCTGGCCGGCGCCGTGATCGCGGTGCAGACCGGCACCACCGGCGAGGCCTACGCCCAGGAGAACGCCCCGGAGGGCGCCGAGGTCAAGAGCTTCGACGAGGCCGCGGCCATGTTCCTCGCCCTCGAGAGCGGCGACGTCGCAGCGATCCTCCAGGACTTCCCGGTGAACGCCTACCGGGCCACCCAGGACGACCAGTTCGTCGTCACCGAGACGTTCACCACCGGCGAGCAGTACGGCTTCGGCGCCTCGCTGGACAACACCGCGCTGATCGACGTGATCAACACCCGCCTCGCGGAGGTGCGCGACAGCGGCGAGTACGACGAGGTGTTCAGCGAGTGGTTCGGCGAGGCCCCGCAGTAG
- a CDS encoding amino acid ABC transporter permease, translated as MALTRRQRSRLVRWGVYAATLALLAVTALSVDWGRLYDALFDWDIAKQLFPDVLTVAAKNTLIFTTLGFVGALLLGLLLALMRLSSAKPYRWFAAGYIEVFRGIPALVTIVLIGFGLPIALGVRVPGIYGPGALALSVVYGAYLAETIRAGIEAIPKGQMEAARSLGMSHVRAMVTIVIPQAFRVIIPPLTNEFVALLKDTSLISVLGVTAATLELTRFGRSAVNTYANATPLIVVGVVYLVLTVPLTRLAGYLEKRSRRAR; from the coding sequence GTGGCCCTGACCCGACGGCAGCGATCCCGCCTCGTGCGGTGGGGCGTGTACGCGGCCACGCTCGCCCTCCTCGCCGTCACCGCGCTCAGCGTCGACTGGGGTCGTCTCTACGACGCCCTGTTCGACTGGGACATCGCCAAGCAGCTGTTCCCCGACGTCCTCACCGTCGCGGCCAAGAACACACTCATCTTCACCACCCTCGGCTTCGTGGGCGCCCTGCTCCTCGGGCTGCTCCTCGCCCTCATGCGGCTCTCGTCGGCCAAGCCGTACCGCTGGTTCGCGGCGGGCTACATCGAGGTGTTCCGGGGGATCCCCGCACTGGTCACCATCGTGCTCATCGGCTTCGGGCTGCCCATCGCCCTCGGCGTGCGGGTCCCGGGGATCTACGGGCCGGGGGCGTTGGCCCTCTCGGTCGTCTACGGCGCCTACCTGGCCGAGACGATCCGCGCGGGCATCGAGGCCATACCCAAAGGCCAGATGGAGGCGGCCCGCTCGCTCGGGATGAGCCACGTCCGGGCCATGGTCACCATCGTGATCCCGCAGGCCTTCCGGGTGATCATCCCGCCGCTCACCAACGAGTTCGTGGCCCTGCTGAAGGACACCTCGCTGATCTCGGTGCTGGGCGTCACGGCCGCTACCCTCGAGCTCACCCGGTTCGGCCGGAGCGCGGTCAACACGTACGCCAACGCCACGCCGCTCATCGTCGTGGGAGTCGTCTACCTCGTGCTGACCGTGCCGCTCACCCGCCTGGCGGGGTACCTGGAGAAGCGGTCCCGCCGGGCCCGGTAG
- a CDS encoding MBL fold metallo-hydrolase, producing the protein MYFQQYYLDCLSHASYLIGDQGTGRAVVVDPQRDVARYLADAEAHGLVVERVIETHFHADFLSGHLELAGATGAVISYAEGATADYPIEGLAHGQRLSLGQVTLEIRHTPGHTPESLSVVVYENGDDEVPYGVLTGDTLFIGDVGRPDLLASIGVSADELARQLYHSLHEQLLSLPDATRVFPAHGAGSACGRNLSTETASTIGDQRRTNYALQPMSEDDFVQAITEGQPLAPLYFAFAASRNRQERPTLDEVEAPAALALDRVLELQRQGAVVVDTRDPADFAAGHLLGSVNIGLSGRFAEYAGDVLQPHQPVIVVAENDDGAMEARIRLGRIGFDQVVGRLDDPIRAFVERPDLVARSSRLTTEALAERLGDVPDLQVVDVRNPGEARLGMIPGAALMPLADFVNRFRALDPGRPVAVYCAGGYRSAVAASTLEANGFGDVSDLLGGFDAWATVHLPVIRPDETEVIS; encoded by the coding sequence TTGTACTTCCAGCAGTACTACCTGGACTGCTTGTCGCACGCGAGCTACCTGATCGGCGACCAGGGCACCGGCCGCGCCGTGGTCGTCGACCCCCAGCGCGACGTGGCCCGGTACCTCGCCGACGCCGAGGCCCACGGGCTCGTCGTCGAGCGGGTGATCGAGACCCACTTCCACGCCGACTTCCTGAGCGGCCACCTCGAGCTGGCCGGCGCGACGGGCGCCGTCATCTCCTACGCCGAGGGCGCGACGGCCGACTACCCCATCGAGGGGCTGGCCCACGGCCAGCGCCTGTCGCTCGGCCAGGTCACCCTCGAGATCCGCCACACGCCGGGGCACACCCCCGAGTCGCTCTCCGTCGTGGTGTACGAGAACGGTGACGACGAGGTGCCCTACGGCGTGCTCACCGGCGACACCCTGTTCATCGGCGACGTCGGCCGGCCCGACCTGCTCGCGTCGATCGGTGTCAGCGCCGACGAGCTGGCCCGCCAGCTGTACCACTCGTTGCACGAGCAGCTGCTGTCGCTGCCGGACGCGACCCGGGTGTTCCCCGCGCACGGCGCAGGCTCGGCCTGCGGGAGGAACCTCAGCACCGAGACCGCGTCGACGATCGGCGATCAACGCCGGACGAACTACGCCCTCCAGCCGATGAGCGAGGACGACTTCGTGCAGGCCATCACCGAGGGTCAGCCGCTCGCCCCGCTCTACTTCGCCTTCGCGGCGAGCCGGAACCGCCAGGAGCGTCCGACCCTGGACGAGGTCGAGGCCCCGGCCGCGCTGGCCCTCGACCGCGTGCTCGAGCTGCAGCGCCAGGGCGCCGTGGTCGTCGACACGCGCGATCCTGCCGACTTCGCCGCGGGCCACCTCCTCGGTTCGGTCAACATCGGGCTGAGCGGTCGGTTCGCCGAGTACGCGGGCGACGTCCTCCAGCCCCATCAGCCCGTGATCGTCGTCGCCGAGAACGACGACGGTGCGATGGAGGCCAGGATCCGCCTCGGGCGGATCGGCTTCGACCAGGTCGTGGGCCGGCTGGACGACCCCATCCGCGCGTTCGTGGAGCGGCCCGACCTGGTCGCCCGCAGCAGCCGCCTCACCACCGAGGCCCTGGCCGAGCGGCTCGGCGACGTGCCCGACCTCCAGGTGGTCGACGTGCGCAACCCCGGCGAGGCGCGCCTCGGCATGATCCCGGGCGCCGCCCTGATGCCCCTCGCCGACTTCGTCAACCGGTTCCGCGCGCTCGACCCCGGCCGCCCGGTCGCGGTGTACTGCGCCGGCGGGTACCGGTCGGCGGTGGCGGCCAGCACGCTCGAGGCCAACGGCTTCGGCGACGTGTCCGACCTGTTGGGCGGTTTCGACGCCTGGGCCACCGTGCACCTGCCCGTGATCCGCCCCGACGAGACCGAGGTGATCTCGTGA
- a CDS encoding rhodanese-like domain-containing protein — MPSVDPLEVGAIAEPNVLVDVREPDEWHAGHAPGAVHVPLGQLGQRLGELPADTRLVMVCRSGNRSGRATDALVKHGYDAVNLVGGMQAWARAGLPVVTDDGGAGRVA; from the coding sequence GTGCCGTCGGTCGACCCCCTCGAGGTCGGCGCCATCGCCGAGCCGAACGTGCTGGTCGACGTTCGCGAGCCCGACGAGTGGCACGCCGGCCACGCGCCGGGCGCCGTGCACGTGCCGCTGGGGCAGCTGGGCCAGCGGCTGGGCGAGCTGCCCGCCGACACCAGGCTGGTGATGGTGTGCCGCTCCGGCAACCGCTCGGGCCGGGCCACCGACGCCCTGGTCAAGCACGGCTACGACGCCGTGAACCTGGTGGGGGGGATGCAGGCCTGGGCTCGGGCCGGGCTGCCCGTGGTCACCGACGACGGCGGTGCCGGGCGGGTGGCGTGA
- a CDS encoding metal-sensitive transcriptional regulator, which translates to MAVSQTTAQELVARLRKVEGQVRGLQVMLHEGRPCRDVVTQLRAARSALDQVGFRLLSADLQACLRDPEAAARSGESLEEVERLFLKLA; encoded by the coding sequence GTGGCCGTGTCCCAGACCACCGCCCAGGAGCTGGTCGCCCGGCTGAGGAAGGTCGAGGGCCAGGTCCGGGGGCTGCAGGTGATGCTGCACGAGGGACGTCCGTGCCGCGACGTGGTCACCCAGCTCCGGGCGGCCCGGAGCGCGCTCGACCAGGTCGGGTTCCGGCTCCTGTCGGCCGACCTGCAGGCCTGCCTGCGCGACCCGGAGGCCGCGGCCCGCAGTGGCGAGTCGCTGGAGGAGGTCGAGCGGCTCTTCCTGAAGCTGGCCTGA
- a CDS encoding cupin domain-containing protein — MPARLDVVTVEPGRTTGTTVGGGAVAQESGTGGGFVRGLLDAVAGWPARLRPAGAPRQVRRVVTGDSPEGTSVVVSDGPPPRVASVPAWPGFSSTVVWATDAGMTAVPGADDPTPAMTSFVPGPGGTRYTVVVIPPDTGGLAPGATPDDLVGQMAEALPGLGDRMDAEHPGVHATDTVDYNVVVSGEVWLEVDDGVSTLLRAGDVAVVTGNRHTWHNRSKASAVLHTVVVGTPRT, encoded by the coding sequence TTGCCCGCCCGCCTCGACGTGGTCACAGTGGAGCCGGGCCGGACGACCGGCACCACGGTGGGAGGTGGCGCGGTGGCGCAGGAGAGCGGAACCGGCGGGGGGTTCGTGCGGGGGCTGCTGGACGCGGTCGCGGGGTGGCCGGCACGGCTTCGGCCCGCCGGCGCGCCCCGGCAGGTGCGCCGGGTCGTCACCGGCGACTCGCCCGAGGGCACCTCGGTGGTCGTGAGCGACGGCCCACCGCCCCGGGTCGCCAGCGTGCCCGCGTGGCCCGGGTTCTCCAGCACCGTCGTCTGGGCCACCGACGCCGGCATGACGGCGGTGCCGGGTGCCGACGACCCCACGCCGGCGATGACGTCGTTCGTGCCAGGCCCCGGTGGCACTCGCTACACCGTCGTGGTGATCCCCCCCGACACCGGCGGGCTGGCGCCGGGTGCCACACCCGACGACCTGGTCGGCCAGATGGCCGAGGCCCTGCCCGGCCTCGGGGACCGGATGGACGCCGAGCACCCGGGCGTCCACGCCACGGACACGGTCGACTACAACGTCGTCGTCTCCGGCGAGGTGTGGCTCGAGGTCGACGACGGGGTCAGCACCCTGCTCCGCGCCGGCGACGTGGCCGTGGTGACGGGCAACCGCCACACCTGGCACAACCGGTCGAAGGCGTCGGCGGTGCTGCACACCGTGGTCGTGGGGACGCCTCGCACGTAG
- a CDS encoding DUF2236 domain-containing protein, translating into MAEHRRWVHPREVVDPLAPLQHAVAATVRRLLTGSARPADSPFAGPGDAGLHGPGSVTWRVHADLSMLVGGVRALLLQTLHPLAMAGVADHSDYRRDPWGRLQRTAAFVGATTYGTTEQALAAVETVRRVHERVQGVAPDGRPYRAQDPDLLTWVHATEVDSLLGAFRRYGGRLTPADQDRYVAEMATVAGLLGAADPPRSAGALAAYLRDVRPELRAGPSAHQAVRYLLAPPLPLPARPAYGLLAAAAVELLPFWARLELRLPLPPVTGAVAVRPAAAGLIQVMRWSLGPSPARAAAEARAGAGP; encoded by the coding sequence TTGGCCGAGCACCGCCGGTGGGTCCACCCTCGCGAGGTGGTGGATCCCCTCGCTCCCCTGCAGCACGCCGTGGCCGCCACGGTGCGCCGGCTGCTCACCGGCTCGGCGCGGCCGGCCGACAGCCCGTTCGCCGGGCCCGGCGACGCCGGGCTCCACGGCCCCGGCAGCGTGACCTGGCGGGTGCACGCCGACCTGTCGATGCTCGTGGGGGGCGTGCGGGCCCTGCTCCTCCAGACCCTGCACCCGCTGGCCATGGCGGGCGTGGCCGACCACTCCGACTACCGACGCGACCCCTGGGGGCGGCTGCAGCGAACCGCCGCGTTCGTCGGCGCCACCACCTACGGCACCACCGAGCAGGCCCTCGCCGCGGTGGAGACGGTGCGCCGGGTGCACGAGCGGGTCCAGGGCGTCGCGCCCGACGGCCGCCCGTACCGAGCCCAGGACCCCGACCTGCTGACCTGGGTCCACGCCACCGAGGTCGACAGCCTCCTGGGCGCGTTCCGCCGCTACGGCGGCCGGCTCACCCCCGCCGACCAGGACCGCTACGTGGCGGAGATGGCGACGGTCGCCGGCCTCCTCGGCGCGGCCGACCCCCCTCGCTCGGCCGGCGCCCTGGCCGCCTACCTGCGCGACGTCCGGCCCGAGCTGCGCGCCGGCCCGAGCGCCCACCAGGCGGTTCGGTACCTGCTCGCGCCGCCCCTGCCCCTCCCGGCCCGGCCGGCCTACGGGTTGCTGGCTGCCGCCGCCGTCGAGCTCCTGCCCTTCTGGGCCCGCCTCGAGCTGCGCCTGCCGCTGCCGCCGGTGACCGGCGCAGTGGCCGTCCGCCCTGCGGCCGCGGGGTTGATCCAGGTGATGCGCTGGTCGCTGGGCCCGTCGCCGGCCCGGGCCGCAGCCGAGGCCCGCGCCGGCGCGGGCCCCTGA